The following proteins come from a genomic window of Nicotiana tomentosiformis chromosome 12, ASM39032v3, whole genome shotgun sequence:
- the LOC104108632 gene encoding uncharacterized protein, whose product MRDKLEGNDEPYYDSSDPDSFESESDLEGEGDLVSDDDVDGEDNMGQLRGRKKINRVVYDPSAKAKKGITMTCSICKASTHNMRSCPTIPTTNQEHCLPTARKVYTGPLVDSTHVISDIGYKPSKGLKWKGKEVVT is encoded by the exons ATGAGAGACAAATTAGAAGGTAATGATGAGCCTTACTATGATAGTTCAGATCCAGATAGCTTTGAATCTGAATCAGATCTGGAAGGGGAGGGTGATCTTGTATCTGATGATGATGTAGATGGGGAAGATAATATGGGACAGTTAAGGGgaaggaaaaaaataaatagaGTGGTTTATGATCCTTCTGCCAAAGCAAAGAAGGGAATTACTATGACGTGCTCCATTTGCAAAGCAAGTACTCATAATATGAGGAGTTGTCCAACAATACCAACAACTAATCAAGAG CATTGTTTGCCTACAGCCAGAAAGGTGTATACCGGCCCTTTAGTTGATTCTACCCATGTTATTAGTGATATTGGATATAAGCCTTCTAAGGGTTTGAAATGGAAAGGGAAGGAAGTTGTGACTTAA